A section of the Telopea speciosissima isolate NSW1024214 ecotype Mountain lineage chromosome 3, Tspe_v1, whole genome shotgun sequence genome encodes:
- the LOC122653584 gene encoding tRNA (guanine-N(7)-)-methyltransferase-like, which translates to MATRWKDLNFLGLDINEKLVRRCLDSVHKSGLTNGYFIATNATSTFRSIVSSYRGKLVLVSIQCPNPDFNKQEHRRRMLQRSLIEAISDLLTAGGKVFLESDIEAVAVRMKQQFMMYGKGKLAVLNDEDDPNIGQDGWLEENPFSILSDWEQHVINREAPMYRIMISKTDQC; encoded by the exons ATGGCTACCAGATGGAAAGACTTAAATTTTCTTGGCTTAGATATTAATGAAAAG CTTGTAAGGCGTTGTCTCGACTCTGTTCATAAATCTGGTTTAACAAATGG ATACTTCATTGCAACAAATGCAACATCGACATTTCGGTCCATTGTTTCCAGTTACCGAGGAAAGTTGGTTCTTGTTTCAATACAG TGTCCAAACCCTGATTTCAATAAACAAGAGCATAGAAGGAGAATGTTACAGAGGTCACTTATAGAGGCAATATCCGATCTTCTTACTGCAGGTGGAAAG GTTTTTCTGGAATCTGACATAGAAGCAGTTGCTGTGAGGATGAAACAACAATTTATGATGTATGGCAAGGGTAAACTTGCAGTTCTAAATGATGAAGATGATCCTAATATTGGTCAAGACGGGTGGCTTGAGGAGAACCCTTTCAGCATTCTGTCAGATTGGGAACAGCATGTCATCAATCGAGAGGCACCCATGTACAGAATAATGATATCAAAAACTGATCAATGTTAA